Within the Hemibagrus wyckioides isolate EC202008001 unplaced genomic scaffold, SWU_Hwy_1.0 Contig29, whole genome shotgun sequence genome, the region agttgatttatttcagtaattcaattcaacaagtgaaactgctgtattatatagagccattacacacagactgatatatctcaagtgtttatttcttttaatttggacgattatggcttacagctaatgaaaacccaaacttcagtatctcagaaaatttaaatattgtgaaaaagttcaatattggagactcatggtgtcgcactctaatcagctaattaacttaaaatacctgcaaaggtttcctgagcctttaaatgtctctcagtctggtccagtaggctacacagtcatggggaagactgctgacttgacagacaTCCAGAAGACGGTCATTGAGACCCTGCACATGGAGGGTAagacacaaaaggtcattgctgaagaagctggATGTTCAGAGTGCTGTGTCCAAGCACgttaataaaatttgaatggaaagaaagtgtgatagaaaaggtgcagaaacaacagggataaccgcagccttgagaggattgtgaaACGAAGCCCCTTCAAGAATCTGGGGGAGATTCACAAGGAGTGGACTGCAGCTGGTGTCAGTCGCATTCCTTGTGTCAAGCcagtcctgaaccagagacgatATCAGAGGTGTCTTACCTGGGCTAAGGACAAAAaggactggactgttgctctgtgggccaaagtcctcttttcagatgaaaataaattttccatttcatttggaaatcaagatcCCAGACTttgaaggaagagaggaggggCAAAAAATCCAAAGTTGCTTGAGGTCCAGTGTAAAGTTTGGGGAGTGGTTTGGGGAGCCGTATCATCCATCATCGTAACCATGACGACCACGATTTGACCAAgcaggagtaaaataaaaatatataaaggctaaaaatatacattatagaaatataacatacatataataataaaaatgctttttattacaaaagtacagcttttgtataaatatataatcactgcccgatgcctgtgggtcattatacacagaatcgaactgagcaattattttctttacccgTGTCACGAAAACTGAAGGACGTCATAGTACGGGTTTTtaaactgtggtcagccctgaataggggacaatgtcatttatttgttgctgctgtttcttcttcttctggtgtccttatccatgagagacagagagagagaaagagagagactttgacttttacaatccttttatttacacataagtcacataatatgtggtaaaatcagggtgactcagtaattcaataaatacattttaaaatatttcaataaattaagttaagacacatcagtgaatggtggatttagtttagctctggtgcaaagcagggtttctcttctgctacagagcacagagcattagcatgacaccacactgtctcaaacatcttcacatcattcatctttctgtagaaattaaaatcaattaaaattcttgatttaacaagtctgaggaaaattctctttgcatcagtctgtgttttgtgcaaacacaggtatatcgccatttttgcctgaccaaatataaaattgatcaacTGGCATTTGAAACTGTTCCTCCTGACGTACTTAaaacatactgagagagagacagagaaaaagatcttTATGTGGTGGGTATGAGAACCCTGATTTGGCTGATGTGATAATTATAGCATCATTACAAATAATACAGTctatctgtgtaaactgtgtgtgacggataaaaagtgcagctttgttccagagctacagtatcctatagtaatgttgtaaatgcttgattctgattggtcagattcattcgttaataaaaagggtgtggctggtgatatgttgaagcttttcatgaggaaatgtgtaatatatttggaaggagtctccagtttagtgtttttctaataaggtttgtttgtgttattttcagtAACAGGATATGTTTTAGATTTTGGTCTAAAACTTTAAGAGCAAAAAATCAAGAGTTTGGTGATTTCATGATCCTTTATAACTGGAATAATGTGGATAATTTGCTTCGGTGATGTTCCACGATATTGGatgcaactcaacaacaaaagatgttcattaattagtaaaaaattCTACACCAATTacccataacatcatgaccacctgcctaatattgttttggtcatccttttgctgccaaaacagccctgacccgtcaaggcatggactctgctagatccctgaaggtgtgctgtggtatctggtaccaagatgttagcagcagatcctttaaaggagaagttcacttccagaacaaaaatctactgataatttcctcaccccctggtcatccaagatgttcatgtctttctttcttcattaaagaaatgatgtttttttaagaaaacatttcagatttttctccatatagtgaccTTCAATGGTGTCctggagtttgaccttccaaaatgcagtttaaatgcagcttgaaagagtagtgtttacgttaggttaatatctatgcattgaaaatatagtcagtgaatgttttttggggattaattgcagctcagcctctttcctgtccaggcctatacagtgtttctatattaatattaaaagccattttgaattggattcattattggggtttggaacttaactgtttaatgttaactgcttacatgatgtcatgaggtcatgtgaccaactGACATCATGtagaattctgaattctgttcTGAACATCACCTGATGACGTACATAGCAACCATCCTCAGACCACCTTTAGCTATCGACAGAGAAACAGTGCCCCTTGTGTAGCAGCGATTTTACACCATTTAGCAGTATTTTACAGCgtttagcagcatttcaccacttttaactgttttatacaatggctgcactgtttgtgaaagatcttcaccctgaagtatcagaggtgatactttctaatagatttagacctgcaggacacgtccaatctgtccacatttgcagggacaggaagaccGGCTCTCCTCTCGGATACGCGTACATCAACTTTCGCTATCGAGATGAcggtaaaacaaaccttttcttttttctacactgtttcttacctgtttttgcagcagatttaaggctacatgtgtaacttctgtagtattttatagttttactatatggatatggtcatgttttaaatggtactaaaaagatatgaaaagatatttggatgagttatatatagactataatagactttaattaaaaatgaatggtttatttctgttccctCAGCTGAGAGAGCCATTGACATGTTCAATTTTGAACTCCTCCTGGGGAGACCCATGCGTGTCATGTGGTCAAACTGGGAACCCACCGCCAAGCCCATCAAGGGAGGGAACATATTCATCAGGAACCTTGATTGGTCCATTGACTGCACCTCCCTGTTTgacactttctctgtgttcaggaggatcgtgtcatgcaaggttcgagctttgagctgttatatatgaatatatatatctgaatagctgaatatctgtgtttcatgattagtgtgttgttgtgtgttgacacGCTGTGTTTCTCCTGAAGGTTGTGGAATCAAAAGGTTATGGGTACGTTCAGTACGAGTCAGCGGAGGCGGCGGAACGGCTGAACGGAAAACTCCTGAACGACCGCCAAGTGTAAGTCACGTGTAAATTAGTGTCTTTTTACCAGCCAGGGTTCAAATATCAGGATTTTTTACATTCctttttaaactaattgcatTGAACTCTTTATATTGTCGAAACAGAGATTTGTTTGGTCTTATGAGGGTATTTCAGTCAACATCTGGTGGTAATTTTGCTGTCGAGGACATAACttttaacagcagggtttagattctaagtgcagcttctctgttgtgttacagcaccatcgagtacttcaggtcttgggaggagcccaaggtggaggtgtgcagggccgaggagcccaaggtggaggcacgcagggccgaggagcccaaggtggaggcacaCAAGGCTGAGGAGCCCAAGGTCGAGGCACGCAAATTTATCAAGAAGATTGACCACACCATCCACAGAAAGTGCCTGCGTAGAGCCCCACCATTACTGTACAATGTACCACCAAAACTGCGCCAACCAGTGCTGCCTCCCTGTTCGAAAGGAGCACCCTTAAGACACCTTGCACAAAGGACACTGTCCAAAGCACCAAGGCATCTGCCTCAGAGGACATCAGCCAGATTGTctacactgctgcctcacagatgGTCCAAGCCGCTGGATCCCCTGCCCCAGTAAACAATGTGGAAGCTGTTGAAACTGCTGGCCCAGAGAACTCTGAGGAATCTGTTGAGACAGCTGCCTCAGAGGGATCTGTGGAAGCAGTGAAGACAGTGGCCTCAGATGACAGGGTGGAAGCAGTAGAAGCAACTGCACCAGTGGAAGCTACTGAGACAGCTGCcccagaggaaactctggaagctgtctcagaaatcagagttccggctccacttcaggtccaaaacacaacaaaaagcacccacacacaacaataacaatattctgcATGCTTAATATTACATGCTAAAGATAGTGTATGAAGGATTATGGTACTAATCtaattgtgtgattattatattgtgtagtaatattattattattaataataataataataataataataataataataataatatcctgtgTTCCCAGGATGTACCTAAATTTCCACCACCCCAGAAGAGGCTGACGATCTATATGTTAGAGTTAGCAGATTTAGATGACCAGATCACGATGGCctgtgaatttcacacacacacacacacacacacacacacatccggctcgtatacactcctgctctccagcttagcattttattccacttttatcatcacatgtccactgaaaacatctacaaactcctgctttcaactgcatttgtttttagtacTTGATATCAGTTCATAGAGAGTCTGAGCCCCACCACCCATGCTACCTGATCGGatgcctctgtttctgttctctctcgctctttcacacacctcacacactttctctctctctttgcagatGATTACTTGCTTCCACTGGTAGCAGATGATGCAAAACAAATCACTCTGATGCTTGTGCAAGGAGAAAACAATTTCAAGATCATGAACATGATTAGTGATCCCGAGCACTTGCAAGCCAAggtaagtgtacacacacacacacacacacacacacacagtcaagaaaTATACATTCAAGCAACATGGCAAGTGTTTCATATCAGATTCGTAAATATCTTTGACATGTTagctttggtcatttggaaaacaaagccccacccactactccctcagtcctcatgtgtgtgtgtgtgtgtgtgtacgtttgtaGGTGGATAAAATGGACACCTTACTGCGGGCAAGAGAAACTGGTGTGAAGTTGGTGAGgatctttaattaaaatttctgatattgattcatatttaaatggatcattacaaaggcggacagacagacagatactagtgaggatAGATGGTGACATAATGAAGTTAGTGCCTCCACAGGAGCAGTCTGACACTTTCACGGTTGGCAAAAGGCAAGCTGTCAAGAACAAAGACAACAAATCACCTAAATTTATTGTAACTGCAGGTATAAATGAACTGCAACACTCAGGGTTTCATAAGATCATACCTTGTTCATGGGTACTATAGCCATCCtcacttctgatgctgtgagtgGATGGAGAAATGGCTTTGAAAAACCCATCAATCTCACTATTCCTATTGTGGAGAGGCTGTTTTTTGTGATGCAGGACATCACAGTATCCACAGAACCACTCATCAGGAAGACACTCTCTGCACCTACGGAGGAAATCCAAAATTAAGTAATGAATTTGTTGTTAACTGAAAGACTTTAAGTTTTTGTTTTATCGGCATCatagtcaacaacaaatccgaaatgtccccacaccacagatttgaCTAATATCTCCTACCATTAGCACTTCTTAAGCCAGCATTTTCAGAAGCTCTACGCAAAGTATTATTTAGAGTCATGACATACCGAGTCTCTCCATTGTATTTACTATTAATTCACAAGTATGACCCTTGCTGAGTTTGTTCTCGATTCTGCTCTGTGGTTTTGTGTCCTTGTACCGTTTCTGCACTGACTGTCTTTGCTAAATTTTTTGATTACTCTGCCTGTTTATTTTGACTCAGATTTTTGCCTACTGATGTGGATTTAATAAACTACCACTTATGGATTCTACACCTTCTGCCTGTAGGAGTTCATCacaattagatagatagacacagttTTCCACACGTTCAGACAAAGCTTTCATGTCGAAACATGGGTGCAGATTCCATAGAAAgaaattacatatttttgtgtcttcattggtaggagtttaaaattcaattcaacttttttctgcaaaaaagcagaaaaacatcacaaattttgacatttgacatttttggccacaacaatcacaaaaaaactttGTGAAGGCCTGaaagaactgaatatttaaGTGACATGTAAGTTGACATCTGTAAACAGGATGCATTTGACCATAGGGTCAGATTTTGGACAAGCCTGACCTCAGTAGAcgtgttatttaataaagtaacaataatgaccaatatttcatttcaaattgtttatttcatttattcagcaaATGAGTTTATGCTAAGATTTAAAGCTGAAGATGATCGAGTTTTTGTTATTAAGATTGTTTTAGATTTCTGACAAAACTAGCATGCTACTGGTCAATTAGAGAAATTATTCTCAGATTTTTAAAGACATCATTTGAAGAATATTTCCTGAAGCCTTAGCAATCCTGAGCAGCAGGTAAGTAAAACATTGCCAGTGAGATTGTGTCTGGATGAAGCAGAGCAGTTAATGCTAGAATCCCTGCAACAGCAGGAGCTTTGTTCTTTATGtaacttacatttacatcttgATCCTCTTAATAGAAAGAAGTTTTCACTCTGTGGTGTtaatttgttgttgtctttttgaAAATTTTCCTCACAGACTTTCTTTCATGAATATAAACCCCCATTAATTCCTATTATTactattctatatttaaggtaTAATTAAtaccttaaatatttttatttagatttttttctaatctaaCTTTTTAGAATGTTAGATTTATTAGATTATAAGATTCAAACACTCTtaagtcataaataaataaatgtacacaaaaggttctttttaaattttaattaaaatgccaatcataatatgaaattattattggAGGGTGTGGGGCTTATTCATTCCTTTTTCCTgatcttttttattgttttttttcttaatctcGCTGATGTTTTTGCATGATTGCAAAATATCATCTTCAGGGTTTCCTAAAAGAGAAGTGCAGGAGAAAATGACGTCTGTCCACAGCTGGATGTTGCACTTCCACATCAGATCCGGATGGGGCTCCAACTTCTGGCTTGGTGTCTGTATCACAGACGTTATTTCATCTGTTCTCCCTGATCACAGGTGGTGTTGCTGTCTATCTAGCAATAGCCTCTTGTGGAAATTTGGGGCAGAAGTGTAATGCCTACCTCAGGAACGAAGTTCTTCATTAGGCAGGGAGGCAACATGGGCTGGCAGAGTTTCTGAGGAATATAAAACTGCATCCTCTGCATTCTCTGACAAGCAAGGAAACCATGACCTCATTCACGGAGCCGAACCCCCCAGAGCGGCcgttctctatcatcacctttatgtttttgattattCCAAATTGCACAAAGAACAAGCGCGGACCCTCATAACCCAGGTTCTCATCCACGTTCTTAATGTAGAGATTCAGACCCTGGAGCAGAAGAGGCAGAGTTAGcattccttttgtgtgtgtgtacacatgtgtttacctgctcagtcttctgactgagcccagtctgCCTCTCTACACTTGTCTGCCCCTCTACACTTGTCTCACTTTGCAGTTGTTTAACAGTTTTTCATTTAGCTGCTTGATGGCCATCTCCGCTGCCTCCACCTACTCATCCTGGGTGTCGTCCAGCACAGTGCCATGCGTGTGTCCATCTAGTGagataaaaatcactg harbors:
- the LOC131350238 gene encoding polyadenylate-binding protein 1A-like, with amino-acid sequence MAALFVKDLHPEVSEVILSNRFRPAGHVQSVHICRDRKTGSPLGYAYINFRYRDDAERAIDMFNFELLLGRPMRVMWSNWEPTAKPIKGGNIFIRNLDWSIDCTSLFDTFSVFRRIVSCKVVESKGYGYVQYESAEAAERLNGKLLNDRQVSTLKTPCTKDTVQSTKASASEDISQIVYTAASQMVQAAGSPAPVNNVEAVETAGPENSEESVETAASEGSVEAVKTVASDDRVEAVEATAPVEATETAAPEETLEAVDKMDTLLRARETGVKLVRIFN